The following proteins come from a genomic window of Leptospira dzoumogneensis:
- a CDS encoding flagellar motor protein MotB, producing the protein MNGRSRFSRYKKSVEAGDENRDRWLLTYADMITLLLGLFIILYSISQVDQNKLKQVADLVRGGFGLGESFFEGSNITLEEDPLLQPRTQMYRFWERISYALKKLKEKTKLFIGINETEEIRIQVFAPSLGEGEFHPDEDTDFTFKKVAEVAQGMDVDITLRVQVPYAEQAGQGFRNIWEYNAHRAGLIAETLAEKYGISRERLSVQAYHGFRKLGPEEGPSPEVKASQERIEIIIRKRGKEE; encoded by the coding sequence TTGAACGGAAGATCACGTTTTTCCAGATACAAAAAGTCTGTCGAAGCCGGAGATGAGAACCGGGACAGATGGCTTTTGACGTATGCGGATATGATCACACTTCTTCTTGGACTTTTTATAATTTTATATTCTATTTCCCAAGTAGACCAAAACAAACTAAAACAAGTTGCCGATTTGGTCAGAGGCGGATTCGGTTTAGGGGAATCTTTTTTTGAAGGTTCCAATATCACATTAGAAGAAGATCCTTTATTACAACCAAGGACCCAAATGTATCGCTTCTGGGAAAGGATCTCTTACGCATTAAAGAAACTGAAAGAGAAAACGAAATTATTCATCGGTATCAACGAAACGGAAGAGATCCGTATCCAAGTGTTCGCACCATCCTTGGGAGAGGGTGAATTCCATCCTGATGAGGATACCGACTTCACTTTTAAAAAAGTGGCCGAAGTAGCACAAGGTATGGATGTGGATATCACGTTGAGAGTCCAAGTGCCTTATGCGGAACAAGCAGGACAAGGTTTCAGAAATATTTGGGAATATAATGCCCATCGCGCAGGATTGATCGCAGAGACATTGGCGGAAAAATATGGGATCTCTAGAGAAAGGCTTTCCGTCCAAGCATATCACGGATTTAGAAAGTTAGGACCGGAGGAAGGTCCCAGCCCGGAAGTAAAAGCTTCCCAAGAAAGAATAGAAATTATCATTCGTAAACGGGGTAAGGAAGAATAA
- a CDS encoding LA_2478/LA_2722/LA_4182 family protein: MISKINKTVIPLGLVLVLLGAVFSFGCSKKRKVPAAVESVWKADQNGVENSNGFAWVSKYCEKVRQCADGDMKTLNPDSEAILEKRLRKDFCLEKFKESKVYTLAAQEPKLVIDRTISCLKSATEADCSLIKKGVSELSEDCKWLQTLQNSKE; this comes from the coding sequence ATGATCTCTAAAATAAATAAAACTGTAATTCCTTTAGGATTGGTCCTCGTATTATTAGGAGCGGTCTTTTCATTCGGCTGTTCCAAAAAAAGGAAAGTTCCGGCCGCTGTAGAATCGGTATGGAAAGCGGATCAGAATGGAGTCGAGAATTCCAACGGCTTTGCATGGGTTTCCAAGTATTGTGAGAAGGTCAGACAATGTGCGGATGGCGACATGAAAACCTTAAATCCGGACTCGGAAGCGATTCTAGAGAAAAGACTAAGAAAGGATTTTTGTTTAGAAAAATTTAAAGAATCCAAAGTGTATACATTAGCTGCTCAAGAACCTAAATTGGTTATTGATAGGACTATTTCCTGTTTGAAGTCGGCAACGGAAGCGGACTGCTCTTTGATCAAAAAAGGAGTTTCTGAACTTTCGGAAGATTGTAAGTGGTTACAAACTCTTCAAAACTCTAAAGAGTAA
- a CDS encoding M14 family zinc carboxypeptidase: MLRGIKRLNRYEKRLLRIAKLGGKLVKINQAGFSRRTDEGFRFPIYSLEIGTKEGLEKHPVGITAGVHGLETIGIQILIDFLEYIISPKSTGFLPELKKGKLGLVVIPIVNPGGVAGKTRANPGGVDLMRNSGIDAEKPLPFFGGQKFSNKLPYFRGHGLEPESRTLSRTVFEKFFHVQDSILPVLDLHSGFGTVDNVWWPYAYTHRPCTDTVLYEKIASHFKDHCGHINFAYGPQSASYTTHGDLWDKFYDHYQELYSEQENWNSKFLPLTLEVGTWSDIKEEPMKLFSKKGIFRPAEHNKSEVLTRYRGFLRDFVRLGLTKPKDWTDAQ; this comes from the coding sequence TTGCTCAGAGGTATCAAAAGACTGAATCGATACGAGAAAAGATTGCTCAGGATCGCAAAACTGGGCGGCAAACTCGTAAAAATCAACCAAGCAGGTTTTTCTAGACGGACGGATGAGGGTTTTCGTTTTCCGATCTATAGTTTGGAAATAGGGACCAAAGAAGGTCTGGAAAAACATCCTGTGGGAATTACTGCAGGTGTTCATGGATTGGAAACTATAGGGATCCAGATCCTGATCGATTTTTTGGAATATATCATTAGCCCCAAATCCACGGGCTTTCTTCCTGAATTAAAAAAAGGTAAATTAGGATTAGTTGTTATTCCAATCGTGAATCCCGGAGGAGTTGCCGGAAAGACCAGAGCGAATCCCGGAGGAGTGGATCTAATGAGAAACTCAGGCATAGATGCGGAAAAACCTCTTCCTTTTTTTGGGGGCCAAAAGTTCTCCAATAAACTTCCTTATTTTAGAGGACATGGATTAGAACCTGAATCCCGAACACTCTCCAGAACCGTTTTCGAAAAATTCTTCCATGTACAGGATTCTATATTGCCTGTTTTAGATCTTCATTCCGGCTTTGGAACGGTGGATAATGTATGGTGGCCTTATGCTTATACTCATAGACCTTGCACGGATACCGTTTTATACGAAAAGATCGCTTCTCACTTTAAGGATCATTGCGGTCATATCAATTTTGCTTACGGTCCTCAGAGTGCGAGTTATACTACTCATGGAGATCTTTGGGATAAATTTTACGATCATTACCAAGAATTGTATTCAGAACAAGAGAATTGGAATTCTAAATTTCTTCCTTTAACATTGGAAGTAGGGACTTGGTCCGATATCAAAGAAGAACCTATGAAGTTGTTTTCTAAAAAAGGGATTTTTAGACCGGCCGAGCATAATAAGAGCGAGGTTCTAACTAGATACAGAGGATTTTTAAGGGACTTCGTACGATTGGGTTTAACAAAACCGAAAGATTGGACAGACGCCCAGTAA
- a CDS encoding RNA polymerase sigma factor, with amino-acid sequence MEKSVTIQDEFTDTIRIALEGRPRAMETLLEKIQDYIFNLSLRMLWDPQEAEDATQEILFKISNKLSGFRFESKFTTWVYSIASNHLLTVKRPKNIVYLSRIRQEYLAKPNSISLEDQVEDKILEEEIRFGCVHAVLLKLNSADRIVFVLSSVYGMSSEEGAEILSISSENFRQKLSRSKKKLSEFLSKECGMWIDNNKACPCIGLSGHLLNRNRDNVSFFTELKKLKKKSPNLEDSKVLEHLKELDRLAWIYKSQGIYETPKEILEKLGPS; translated from the coding sequence ATGGAAAAATCCGTAACGATACAAGACGAGTTTACGGATACGATCCGAATCGCTCTAGAGGGAAGACCTAGAGCGATGGAAACCCTTTTGGAAAAGATCCAAGACTATATCTTCAATCTTTCCTTAAGAATGTTATGGGATCCTCAGGAAGCGGAAGATGCCACCCAAGAGATCTTATTCAAAATTTCTAATAAACTTTCCGGATTTAGATTCGAGAGTAAGTTCACTACTTGGGTATATTCTATCGCAAGCAATCATCTTCTCACCGTCAAAAGACCTAAGAATATCGTTTATTTGAGCAGGATCCGCCAAGAATATTTGGCAAAACCTAACTCGATCTCTTTAGAAGACCAAGTAGAAGATAAAATTTTAGAAGAAGAGATCCGATTCGGCTGCGTACATGCAGTTTTATTAAAATTGAATTCGGCGGATAGGATAGTATTCGTTCTGTCCTCGGTTTACGGTATGAGCAGCGAAGAAGGAGCCGAAATTTTAAGTATCAGTTCCGAAAACTTCCGCCAAAAACTTTCTAGATCCAAAAAGAAACTTTCCGAGTTTTTATCCAAAGAATGCGGGATGTGGATCGATAATAATAAGGCTTGCCCTTGTATAGGATTGTCGGGGCATCTTTTAAATCGGAACAGAGACAATGTTTCTTTCTTTACCGAGCTTAAAAAACTAAAAAAGAAAAGCCCGAATTTAGAAGATTCTAAAGTATTAGAACATTTAAAAGAACTGGATCGACTTGCCTGGATCTATAAAAGCCAAGGGATTTACGAAACTCCCAAAGAAATTTTAGAAAAGCTGGGACCTTCTTAA
- a CDS encoding nuclear transport factor 2 family protein, with protein MHPNEAKIRDFYKSFHSRNSASIADFYSQDVEFSDPVFPKLKGGAVPGMWSMLLERMDPNATIELVEANASAETGTAYWVATYLFSKTGRQVQNHIRSEFQFKNGKVIKQKDRFPLWKWTRMALGAPGVLLGWSPLVQGKVRSEAARNLEHYLRKKGIKA; from the coding sequence ATGCATCCAAACGAAGCCAAAATCAGAGACTTTTATAAAAGTTTTCATTCAAGAAACTCTGCAAGTATTGCAGACTTCTATTCACAAGACGTCGAATTTTCAGATCCTGTATTTCCGAAGTTAAAAGGCGGGGCAGTACCAGGAATGTGGTCCATGCTTTTAGAAAGAATGGACCCGAATGCAACAATAGAACTAGTCGAAGCGAACGCTAGTGCTGAAACAGGGACCGCGTACTGGGTGGCAACTTATCTATTCTCAAAAACAGGAAGGCAAGTCCAGAACCATATCAGATCCGAATTCCAATTTAAAAACGGAAAAGTGATTAAACAAAAGGATAGATTTCCACTCTGGAAATGGACCAGAATGGCTTTAGGCGCTCCCGGAGTTCTTTTGGGATGGTCACCTTTAGTCCAAGGAAAGGTAAGATCGGAAGCCGCCAGAAATTTGGAACATTATCTTAGGAAAAAAGGGATCAAAGCTTAG
- a CDS encoding 7TM diverse intracellular signaling domain-containing protein, translating into MIRISFFFLVLISSFGSIFAKELPFILKANEHNKNITPELYLWEKTDTENIPPPINQNDGWKKTRSNALNFNFSKRSYWLKFRIQFREEIRENLYFVIRWKAHDLAELYTPNGVTPIQRVGDTLSKSNWPVKNILYPTLLLQGEPGEEKEFIVRIKSESIMSFPIEIMDEAGLRANLAVETGVFSLSACLYGMLILVALLYYRATEYKEFLLYTCYAFCMGASYDVNYGNAIELFWEDSPLGAEKVNYFFFNLGGLFGFQFIRKFLETEKFLPWVDRILFFFSVILGLTLPLIFTMETIAYLTLTNEIIYSISIPLILISGIYLRGRGNRKLNLFLVSWGMYMTLGYISIFYYMGFLEYGFFTVYSVPLFFPADLLILLYNIIQKYSQNLEEKNSLLETLRGFINKPRYARSKISGLDVDESLNALEHLMSTEKLFAEEEVTIQMLASKIGLSTHQLSELLNSRLGMGFAAYLNSKRIEEAKLLLKNDTEDNILNIAFAVGFGSKTSFNVEFKKATGLTPKQYKSFVQKAVL; encoded by the coding sequence ATGATCCGAATTTCGTTTTTTTTTCTCGTTCTTATTTCGAGTTTCGGTTCCATCTTCGCAAAAGAACTTCCGTTCATTCTAAAAGCAAATGAACATAATAAAAACATTACGCCCGAACTTTATCTTTGGGAAAAAACCGATACTGAAAATATTCCTCCACCTATAAATCAAAACGACGGTTGGAAAAAAACTAGATCAAACGCCTTAAATTTCAATTTTTCTAAAAGATCGTATTGGTTAAAATTCAGAATTCAATTTCGCGAAGAAATTCGTGAAAATCTTTACTTCGTAATTCGATGGAAGGCTCACGATTTAGCTGAATTGTATACCCCAAATGGGGTAACTCCAATCCAGAGAGTAGGAGATACATTATCAAAAAGTAATTGGCCTGTAAAAAATATTCTCTATCCAACCTTACTCTTACAAGGAGAACCAGGCGAAGAAAAAGAATTTATCGTTCGGATCAAATCGGAATCCATTATGTCATTTCCGATCGAGATCATGGATGAGGCCGGCCTAAGAGCCAATCTTGCGGTTGAAACTGGAGTATTTTCACTTTCCGCATGCTTATACGGGATGCTGATCCTGGTCGCTTTATTATACTATAGGGCGACGGAATATAAGGAATTCCTACTATATACCTGCTATGCTTTCTGTATGGGAGCTTCTTACGATGTAAATTACGGAAATGCGATAGAGCTTTTCTGGGAAGATTCCCCTCTTGGGGCCGAAAAAGTGAATTACTTTTTCTTTAATTTAGGAGGGTTATTCGGATTCCAGTTTATTCGAAAATTTTTGGAAACGGAGAAATTTCTGCCTTGGGTGGATCGGATCTTATTCTTTTTTTCCGTTATTCTAGGCCTTACACTTCCACTCATTTTTACGATGGAAACCATTGCGTATTTGACTCTGACCAATGAGATCATATATTCCATTTCTATTCCTTTAATTTTGATCTCAGGGATCTATCTGCGAGGAAGGGGAAACCGCAAATTAAACCTGTTTTTGGTCTCTTGGGGTATGTATATGACCCTGGGATATATTAGTATTTTTTACTATATGGGATTTTTGGAATACGGGTTTTTTACCGTTTATTCAGTGCCACTTTTCTTTCCAGCGGACCTTCTCATTCTTCTCTATAATATTATACAAAAGTATTCTCAAAATCTGGAGGAGAAGAACAGCCTTTTGGAGACTCTTAGGGGTTTTATAAATAAACCTAGATATGCTCGTTCTAAAATATCCGGTTTGGACGTGGACGAATCCCTGAATGCTTTGGAACATCTGATGAGCACAGAGAAATTATTCGCAGAGGAAGAAGTTACGATCCAAATGCTCGCTTCTAAGATCGGATTAAGCACTCACCAATTGTCGGAACTCTTGAATTCTAGGCTTGGAATGGGATTTGCCGCTTATTTGAATTCTAAAAGGATAGAAGAAGCTAAACTTCTCCTGAAAAACGATACTGAAGACAATATTTTGAATATTGCATTTGCAGTCGGTTTCGGTTCTAAAACTTCTTTTAATGTGGAGTTTAAGAAGGCGACGGGTCTTACTCCTAAACAATACAAAAGTTTCGTTCAGAAAGCGGTTTTATAG
- a CDS encoding pyridoxal phosphate-dependent aminotransferase: MDSENSPRFSDRFEFIPGENDLYSLLESFKRSGQDWIDLTISNPTKVGLVYPREAILHSLEKQESMEYDPDPKGTLEARKSIVSYYKEKGHTISEEDLFLTSSSSEAYSYLIKLLCNPGEEVLIPSPGYPLFEFLSLLDGVEFNSYQLDQSSGWKIDFENLNSKITNKTKILFLVSPNNPTGNILSLEEFEKLKTLAKTKRIALVLDEVFSDYLHEENRDQIDFFHTDFPVFVVNGISKILALPQMKLSWIHVGGPTSWKKECKERLEIIADTYLSVGTPIQLALPELFQWRNMIQSQVLRRIRRNLQVLESSYSSHPSIVYASPKGGWYAVLQSDSFLNDEEFCFRLLEKEKVLVHPGSMFGFEEDQGNIVISLIVETESFQSGLEKISTFL, encoded by the coding sequence ATGGATTCGGAAAACTCTCCTCGCTTTAGCGATCGATTCGAATTCATTCCAGGGGAGAATGATCTATATTCTCTTTTAGAGTCTTTTAAGAGATCAGGACAAGACTGGATCGATCTTACAATTTCTAATCCAACAAAAGTAGGACTTGTTTATCCTAGAGAAGCAATATTACATTCTCTGGAAAAACAGGAAAGTATGGAATATGATCCGGATCCTAAAGGTACGCTTGAGGCCAGAAAATCGATCGTAAGTTATTATAAAGAAAAAGGCCATACAATCTCGGAAGAAGATCTGTTTCTGACATCCTCTTCCTCCGAAGCATATTCCTATTTAATAAAGTTATTATGCAACCCGGGGGAAGAAGTTCTTATCCCTTCTCCCGGGTACCCGCTCTTCGAATTTTTATCCTTACTGGATGGTGTAGAATTTAATTCTTATCAACTGGACCAAAGCTCCGGTTGGAAAATAGATTTTGAAAATTTAAACTCTAAGATCACTAATAAAACTAAGATCTTGTTCTTAGTTTCTCCGAATAATCCGACCGGTAACATACTTAGCTTGGAAGAATTCGAAAAACTGAAAACTTTAGCCAAGACTAAAAGGATAGCGTTGGTCTTGGATGAAGTATTCTCAGATTATCTTCATGAAGAAAACCGGGACCAAATCGATTTCTTTCATACGGATTTTCCTGTGTTTGTGGTGAATGGGATCTCTAAGATACTTGCACTTCCCCAAATGAAACTCTCTTGGATCCATGTTGGAGGTCCTACAAGTTGGAAAAAAGAATGTAAGGAAAGATTAGAGATAATCGCAGATACTTACTTGTCTGTCGGAACTCCAATACAGCTGGCTCTTCCTGAATTATTCCAATGGAGAAATATGATCCAAAGCCAGGTGCTTAGAAGAATACGCAGAAATCTTCAGGTCTTGGAAAGTTCCTATTCTTCTCATCCTTCTATCGTTTACGCATCTCCAAAAGGAGGATGGTACGCCGTACTACAATCCGATTCTTTCTTAAACGATGAAGAATTCTGCTTTAGATTATTAGAAAAAGAGAAAGTACTCGTTCACCCGGGTTCCATGTTCGGGTTTGAAGAAGATCAGGGAAATATCGTGATTAGTTTAATCGTTGAAACTGAATCGTTCCAGTCCGGTTTGGAAAAAATCTCAACTTTCCTATAA
- a CDS encoding DUF2905 domain-containing protein — translation MEPLGKTFLWIGAFFLIIGAIIIFGSKLPFISSLGNLPGDFKIERENFRFYFPFATSILISIGLSLLLYLWNRLIH, via the coding sequence ATGGAACCGCTAGGTAAAACATTTCTTTGGATCGGGGCATTCTTCCTGATTATCGGAGCCATTATAATCTTCGGCTCCAAACTCCCGTTTATCTCTTCTCTTGGTAATTTACCCGGGGACTTCAAGATAGAAAGAGAAAATTTCAGATTCTATTTTCCTTTCGCAACTTCCATTTTGATCAGCATCGGACTTTCACTTCTTCTGTATCTTTGGAACAGATTGATACATTAA